In the Clostridium beijerinckii genome, one interval contains:
- a CDS encoding YoaK family protein, which translates to MITKDIHLNAIKKMHIHTKTSESVRLGILLAIVGGFLDAYTFVCRGEVFANAQTGNLVLLGIALTKRNPGQAITALLPILAFVLGVIFTERIKDIKVPSMTFATNAERIILIIEIIVLFIIGFIPTTVPNIFVTVPISFVSSVQIASFGKLIDSPYSTAMCTGNLRSASQAAYKAFIEKDKKLAFKSIRYLVIIFFFIVGAYLGGILTLHVGGKSIWFAVVILIISVGLFSFDKYIFDHNNKEQITSVT; encoded by the coding sequence TTGATTACTAAAGATATACACTTAAACGCAATAAAAAAAATGCACATCCATACCAAAACTTCTGAATCAGTACGTCTTGGTATTCTCCTTGCAATTGTTGGAGGTTTCTTAGATGCTTACACCTTTGTCTGCAGAGGTGAAGTTTTTGCTAATGCTCAGACTGGTAACCTTGTTTTACTTGGAATAGCTCTTACGAAGAGAAATCCTGGCCAAGCAATTACAGCTTTACTGCCTATTTTAGCATTCGTGCTTGGGGTGATATTTACCGAAAGGATAAAAGATATTAAAGTTCCATCAATGACTTTTGCTACAAATGCGGAACGTATAATTTTAATTATTGAAATTATTGTGCTTTTTATTATAGGATTTATACCAACTACAGTCCCTAACATATTTGTAACAGTTCCAATTTCATTTGTGTCATCAGTTCAAATCGCATCTTTTGGAAAACTAATTGACTCTCCATATAGTACAGCTATGTGCACAGGTAATTTGCGTTCCGCATCTCAAGCTGCTTATAAAGCATTTATAGAAAAAGATAAAAAACTTGCTTTCAAAAGTATTCGCTACTTAGTTATAATCTTTTTCTTTATTGTTGGAGCTTATTTAGGCGGAATCTTAACTTTACACGTTGGCGGCAAATCAATTTGGTTCGCCGTAGTAATATTAATTATTTCAGTAGGCTTATTTAGCTTTGATAAATATATTTTTGATCATAACAACAAAGAACAAATAACAAGTGTAACTTAG
- the thiI gene encoding tRNA uracil 4-sulfurtransferase ThiI: protein MRELILVKYAPEIFLKGLNRGKFERKLRDNIAKKLDGIKAEFIHDSGRYFIKTDEIEESINRISKVFGILEVCLVREVDIDFNSIQEVALEKVRQSEGNTFKIITNRANKKFELNSMEVSRKVGAYVLTNLDGEINVDVKNPDILINIEIRNNYAYVWANTDITKGAAGLPYGMNGSTMLMLSGGIDSPVAGYMMAKRGVEVSCVYYHSHPYTSERAKDKVKDLAKILAQYTEKINLYIVPFTDIQMEIINKCREDELTIIMRRFMMRIACRLADKYGINSVSTGESIGQVASQTMDGLIVSDNCADRPAFRPLIAMDKTDIMEIARKIGTYETSILPYEDCCTIFVPKHPKTNPKLDAIMKEEEKLNVDELVQKSIENIEVVTF, encoded by the coding sequence ATGAGAGAACTTATTTTAGTAAAGTACGCACCAGAAATATTTTTAAAGGGGTTAAACAGAGGTAAATTTGAAAGAAAATTAAGAGATAATATAGCTAAAAAACTTGATGGGATAAAAGCTGAATTTATACACGATAGTGGAAGATATTTTATAAAAACTGATGAAATAGAAGAAAGTATTAATAGGATCAGTAAAGTTTTTGGGATACTTGAAGTATGTTTAGTTAGAGAAGTTGACATAGATTTTAATAGTATACAAGAGGTTGCGTTAGAAAAGGTTAGACAATCAGAAGGAAATACTTTTAAGATTATTACAAATAGAGCTAATAAAAAATTTGAATTGAATTCTATGGAAGTTTCAAGGAAAGTAGGAGCATATGTTCTTACTAATTTAGATGGAGAAATAAATGTTGATGTTAAAAATCCAGATATTTTAATAAATATTGAAATAAGAAATAATTATGCTTATGTTTGGGCAAATACTGATATAACAAAGGGCGCAGCAGGTCTTCCGTATGGAATGAATGGTAGTACAATGTTAATGTTATCTGGTGGTATTGATTCCCCAGTGGCAGGATACATGATGGCTAAAAGAGGTGTTGAAGTAAGTTGTGTTTATTATCACAGTCACCCATATACATCGGAAAGAGCAAAGGATAAAGTTAAAGATTTAGCGAAAATATTAGCTCAATATACAGAAAAAATTAATTTGTACATAGTTCCTTTTACAGATATTCAAATGGAAATTATAAATAAATGTAGAGAAGATGAACTTACAATAATAATGAGAAGATTTATGATGAGGATAGCATGTAGACTTGCAGATAAGTATGGAATAAATTCAGTAAGTACGGGAGAAAGTATAGGCCAAGTTGCAAGTCAGACTATGGATGGTCTTATTGTAAGTGATAATTGTGCTGATAGACCAGCATTTAGGCCGTTAATTGCAATGGATAAAACAGATATAATGGAAATAGCAAGAAAAATAGGAACATATGAGACTTCAATTTTGCCTTATGAAGACTGTTGTACAATATTTGTTCCAAAGCATCCGAAGACAAATCCAAAACTTGATGCAATAATGAAAGAAGAAGAAAAATTAAATGTGGATGAATTAGTACAAAAATCAATTGAAAATATTGAAGTTGTAACATTTTAG
- a CDS encoding cysteine desulfurase family protein — protein MEVYFDNSSTTKPLDEVIDEVSFGMKEFYGNPSSLHNLGLKSERKLKECRGILAKTINASENEIHFTSGGSEGNNLVLKGLLKSGTHLITTPFEHASILNTIKKLEENNIKVTFLEINEDGKINLEQLKKAITKETVLVSIMHVNNEVGVIQDLKEIGDIIRASSNRTKFHVDAVQSYGKLPIDVKKMNIDFLTVSAHKFHGPKGVGFIYIKNTSSLSPLIEGGSQEFGIRAGTQNISGIMGMALASKISNDNMKKNYEKVFQIKKKFVDKLSNIDNIKINSLLNNDFSPYILNVSFRGVRGEVLLHYLEESGIYVSTGSACSSKERERIGGSYVLKSLGLTKDEISGGIRFSFSDDNDESEIDYVVDILEKGLKFLRRIKK, from the coding sequence ATGGAAGTTTATTTTGATAATAGTTCAACAACAAAGCCGCTTGATGAGGTAATAGATGAAGTGAGTTTTGGTATGAAGGAATTTTACGGAAATCCGTCTTCCTTACATAATTTGGGGTTGAAAAGTGAAAGAAAACTTAAAGAATGCAGAGGTATATTAGCTAAAACTATAAACGCAAGTGAAAATGAAATACATTTTACTTCGGGTGGAAGTGAAGGAAATAATTTAGTTCTAAAGGGGCTTTTGAAAAGCGGAACTCATCTTATTACAACTCCTTTTGAACATGCTTCTATTTTGAATACTATAAAGAAATTAGAAGAAAATAATATTAAAGTAACATTTTTAGAGATAAATGAAGATGGTAAGATTAACTTAGAACAGCTAAAAAAAGCTATAACTAAGGAAACTGTATTGGTTTCAATAATGCATGTAAATAATGAAGTTGGAGTAATCCAAGATCTAAAAGAAATAGGAGACATAATAAGAGCAAGTAGCAATAGAACTAAATTTCATGTTGATGCAGTTCAAAGCTATGGTAAATTACCTATAGACGTAAAGAAAATGAATATAGATTTTCTAACAGTGAGTGCTCATAAATTTCATGGACCTAAAGGTGTAGGATTTATATATATAAAAAATACTAGTTCTTTATCACCGTTGATAGAAGGTGGATCTCAAGAGTTTGGAATAAGAGCGGGTACACAAAATATATCTGGAATTATGGGAATGGCTTTAGCTTCTAAGATTTCAAATGATAATATGAAAAAAAATTACGAAAAGGTATTTCAAATAAAGAAAAAATTCGTTGATAAATTAAGTAATATCGATAATATAAAGATAAATAGTCTACTAAATAATGATTTTTCACCTTATATATTGAATGTTTCTTTTAGAGGTGTAAGAGGCGAAGTATTGCTTCATTATTTAGAGGAATCAGGAATATATGTGTCTACAGGATCAGCGTGTTCTTCTAAGGAAAGAGAGAGAATTGGTGGTAGTTATGTGTTAAAATCTTTAGGATTAACTAAGGATGAAATATCAGGAGGAATTAGATTTTCTTTTTCGGATGATAATGATGAATCAGAGATAGATTATGTAGTAGACATTTTAGAAAAAGGACTTAAATTTTTAAGGAGGATAAAAAAATAA